ATAATTGTAGTTATAAAATACATAGATTAAAAtgggaaattaaacaaaattggcGATTATTATAATTGTAGTATATTGGAGAAGGTAAAATGATAATGCTTTAAGTTTTTGCACTGTTACCGTTATGCCACTTTAGTGACAAATTTTGCCACTCTTTTTGGGCGGAGCtaaatgaaaatggccgttttaaatatttgttccaCCTTtgctacttttttaattaattcattcTACTACTTGTTAAATAATTCCTTCTTCAGTACCATAGTTTTCGTATATTTTGATCCCGGATCCCTTTAAATATAAGGATGTAATCCAACTAATGCGCACGTTTACTTCTCGAACAATATCCTCATCAAGCGGACAATTTTGATTGTTGGGTTTATTTAGatctaatttgaaaaaaaacgtgTCTTTATAATCTCATAGAATAAACTTGCAAAATTCATTTAACAAGTTAAACCCTAAAatttaagggagccaccgtggtgcaatggttagcatgcccgccttacatacacaaggtcgtggcttcgaccgaataccaaaaaatttttcagcggtggattatcccacctcagtaatgctggtgacatttctgaggggttcaaagcttctctaagtggtttcactgcaatgtggaacgcctttcggactcggctataaaaaggaggtcccttgtcatttgagcttaacatggaatcgggaagcactcagtgataagagagaaattcaccaatgtggtatcacaatggactgaatagtccaagtgagcctgatacatcgggctgccacctaacctaacctaaactctaAAATTAGTGTACCAACTTTTATTGCACGTGTCACTTTGTATACCACTTTATAGAAATTCTCTAAGGTAACGCTGAACCCAAGCAATTTATAGGTACGACTTAGAAAATATGCCAGGTGCTTATGTTCTTTTTTCTGGACTACCGGCTACGAATTGACTATATGATACAAATGGGAtattagaaacagaattttcgtTAACGAAGacgtttttgattttatttacttttactctaattttttttttgaaacgttACTTACGACTTATAATACTCATGAGTCATCAGAGTTGGCGTGGAATAGGAatgtttccaaatggaatatgtAGATCGAGTAGAAGTTGATTTATGAATTGACCATAGGCTGTTTGAACATCTTTTAAAGAGCGTTTTATGTAAAATGACATTATTTCAATTAACTGATAAacggtaaaatatttatttttatttatttattcattcaataTCATACAAAGGCCTATTATGCTCGTCGATCAAATAActtaaaacaaattgaaaaattattttaaatagaagCATTTATATAACAACTTTAGTACATAACCACAATGTCAAATTTATGTTAAACTATTGCCCTCCTGTATCGTGTCGTCAACATCTTGCCGCTCAATGACATCGGAAAGCCTCTGTAGAGAAACGTTTTTACCCAAAATCTCCATCATTTCGGCTACACCCGGACCTTCctgaaaataacaaacaaaataattttataaaatatatgtttgctaGATAATACAACACAAAACTTCACTGATGtgaccaaatattttttctaaataagtACGACGTATTGCGATCACAAGAAAATGtaagaaaaatattcatatcCATTAGTTGGTTTCTTTTTTTTCGTTAGGGGTTCTTGAGTTCGTTTATTGATGATAATGTAGTGTATTAAACTTACCTTTAAGCCACTTAAAGCTGATCGTAAGCACTTCATGAGAATGgggaattttatattattttcctGGCAGTAACTTTTCAGGGCCGTGTTCAGActgtctttttcaaaattttcttttgataacACGTTAAGTAGTGTGTCTATATGGTCTGTGAAATACacgtatagtaaaaaaaataagatttatcTCTGCACCATGTTTTCAAAGTTTACCTTTACTAATTGCATCAAGTTTGAAACTACTAGGTTTAACCCACAGAAAACTTAGTTTTGGTGttgttaaatctttaataaatgTTAAACGTTTTGATGCCCAATTCagtatatttaatatatgtgCTGCATTAAGATCTAAATTAGatctgaaattttgaaaagaaatatgTATTTGTTTCATAGAGAATTAATAATACAAAGGGCCTTTTTGAAAACTTACTCTTTGGGATaagttgttttgattaaattttgtacCATTTCTACCAAATCATTGGCGCTCTTCTCGTGCCCAAGTAATTCAGTTATGTGCAATCGATTGAATTCATCTAGAAGATCTGGATTAAGACGACTTGGATGCGAATTAACTTTTTCGATAGTGAACTGAAAATTTCGAAACCGAGAGCATTTACTTTCatagacattttatagcatatgtaaTGAACTTGTTAATTACCATTGTTGCCAATTCATCTAAGGTATAGACCTTCGGCTTGGCAAACTGCTCATGAGGGAATCCACCACCAGCAGATACAACATAATTAAGGAGTGCATTTGGAAAATAACCTTTGTCTCTGAAAGAAAGTGTCATCGTAAAGGATAACattaataaaaagttttaaaagcaaaaatatcaaataaagTTGGTTTAACAATCCGGGCATCACATAACAATGTATGTATatgattttgaatttaatttatactTTCTTGCCTAATCCAAATTGAAAGTTTATATATGGACccaattctacaaaaatattacaACTGATCTTATATaagaacaaaagcaaaaaataatttttggccaACTGCCGAAGATGATTGTTAGTAATTGCAAAGTcggaattaaacaaaaaacaaaaaaaaaaaaataaaattaaagaaaatacgttTTTCCAAGAAAGGTAGAAAAGATTTTTCAAACTTGGGatcgtttttttatatttgtataattAGAAGTGTGAACTGTCGTGGTGGTTGTCAGAATTCGATTTTCAAATGGCGGCAAAagttttcgaaattttgattttgataaaagtggaaaattataaagtaaattttcccaaaaaacggAGTTGACACAACATCGACTAAAATGTATAATATAGTACAAATGTACCTCATGTATGATTTGAATTACATTGTTGGAGATCAAAAACATACCTGAAATTCTTTATACCAATATCCCCTTGGCGTTTGCTTAATTTTGTTCCATCAGCATTTACTAACAGAGGTAAGTGTCCATACTTGGGAGGTTTCCAACCAAATGCTCTAAAATACAGATGGAAATTCTTTAGAGTTAATATTCAAGTTTAGAATTTCCCTATCATCACACCTGTATAGTAGTAAATGTTTTGTGGTTGATATTTGCCATTCCACTCCCCGGAATACATGGCTAATTCCCATCAAATGATCGTCTATCACATTGGCAAAATGATATGTTGGAAATTGATCCGATTTCACAATAACGGGATCTCCTTCATTCTGGCTTACATTATGGTGAACTGGTCCATAAATTAAATCTTTCAGTGGCTCGTCATAATCCCGTAGCTTAAACCGTATGCAGAATGGAGTAGACTTTGTCATAAGTTCCTCAATTTGTTTGGCAGAGAGATGACGACATTTATTATCGTATTTTGGAACTTGTCTTGTACGCAGAGCTTCTTTCCGGAGTAAATCCAATCTTCTTTCCGTACAAAAGCAACGATAGGCTGAGCCGTTTTTCAATAAAGTTTCAACATGATCCCTAATTATATAGATCAAAAATTAAGACTTGATTGCACGGGAAATATTCttcttacaaatataatttagtCCGTTGACTTTGTATATATGGTCCAAATGATCCATCAGTTTTGGAGCCCGGACCTTCATCGATCTCTATACCAGACCAGCGCAAATCTTCAATAAGACTTTCCATAGCTCCTGGTACAAGACGTGTCTGATCTGTATCCTCAATTCTAAGCAAAAATTTCCCATTGTTGTGTCTTGCATACAAGTAGTTATACAATGCCGTACGCAATCCTCCTAAATGTAAATGGCCTGTAAAATCGAGTAATTTAATTCCAGGTACTCGTTTTCAAGCTGCCTCCGAAACATACCAGTGGGACTTGGGGCAAAACGTACTCTCACTTGGGTAGAGGCAAACCTTTTAAATGCAATGTGCACAATAAATTGTGCTCgagatatattttttattgaatacatCGTTCCCACGGAATGGTTACTAGCCTGACAACTAAAAACAATAACATCTGAACGCGATAGATGATTGAGAACAGTTTAGCCGGTAATTCAAAATGGTCAGATTATCAGCTGTTCCACTGTGGTTGCCATGATTCAAATCAAGGCTAAAGGGTGTAAAGGTAAgtattcccaataaacacaaacgtttgaaaaatactaaaatgcaataatttttcaaacattttttcaaaggattagggtaatattcaagttgagaaattgttgagaaaatcgcgttctcaacaaaaaacagacattaccctcaacagtaaaattcaacacaatagcaataatctctcaattgtaatcctcaaattgaaatgcattggtactcaataatttctcaaacagttttcaatgtgagacaaattaaaaactaatattgctgcgaatattttctaaccacaatttgcatgaaagtcaatcccagttcttactgaaagtcaacactaaatttctagtgattttgtacattttattaatttttttcgttaaaaatataataatattaaaaataacattaacaatataaaaaaataataatatgttataataccaatcaaaacataattatcttattaaaggtattaataactaaaactatcaatacaactt
This is a stretch of genomic DNA from Haematobia irritans isolate KBUSLIRL chromosome 4, ASM5000362v1, whole genome shotgun sequence. It encodes these proteins:
- the GluRS-m gene encoding putative glutamate--tRNA ligase, mitochondrial encodes the protein MYSIKNISRAQFIVHIAFKRFASTQVRVRFAPSPTGHLHLGGLRTALYNYLYARHNNGKFLLRIEDTDQTRLVPGAMESLIEDLRWSGIEIDEGPGSKTDGSFGPYIQSQRTKLYLDHVETLLKNGSAYRCFCTERRLDLLRKEALRTRQVPKYDNKCRHLSAKQIEELMTKSTPFCIRFKLRDYDEPLKDLIYGPVHHNVSQNEGDPVIVKSDQFPTYHFANVIDDHLMGISHVFRGVEWQISTTKHLLLYRAFGWKPPKYGHLPLLVNADGTKLSKRQGDIGIKNFRDKGYFPNALLNYVVSAGGGFPHEQFAKPKVYTLDELATMFTIEKVNSHPSRLNPDLLDEFNRLHITELLGHEKSANDLVEMVQNLIKTTYPKESNLDLNAAHILNILNWASKRLTFIKDLTTPKLSFLWVKPSSFKLDAISKDHIDTLLNVLSKENFEKDSLNTALKSYCQENNIKFPILMKCLRSALSGLKEGPGVAEMMEILGKNVSLQRLSDVIERQDVDDTIQEGNSLT